A single window of Mycolicibacterium aurum DNA harbors:
- a CDS encoding TRAP transporter permease, which produces MDRSPSGEPGDSPTAVAATPPSAATAEPPAAVQVDDQEKPGRELRGWTHRLVACAAFGVAILTIWQVFRPLPQGSQYYLIVFLAGSLPLVYLVYRSGMGRLDPDDHPGPLDWILAAATLVVCLYPVLPLSIGSGGGGYNAFLDRQGLLEPTDVVMGTLLLVLILEACRRTTGWALPIVCAVFLAYGYYGGLLPQGWAIAHAGLDFDQIIDALYNSGSGFFGTPLDVAATYIVLFTIYGAVLELSGGARFFVELSVASFRRSRSAAGRTAVASGFLLGTVSGSGTATAVSVGAVTWPIMRRAGYTPERAGGVLAAAGVGALLSPPTLGAAAFIVAEYLEVSYLTVLGWAMIPTVLYYLGILLAVEIDARRFGMKAAHLDTQSPWKLLARFGYHFSSLIAIVVLLAVGMSATRAVVYATALAFVLSFLDRRGRLTPRRLFDALSGGVRGVLPVVAVCAAAGVITAMTTKTGLGAQFSSVLVGGVDALTDNRTLMLALTAVFAAVALALLGLAIPVTASFVIGWVIIGPALLALDVPAPAAAMFVFYYSVLSEVTPPTALAAVGASAVTGGRAIPTMWQTLRYAAPAFLVPIAFVVTGPGEYLLARGPVLGVIWASAVACVGIVALSFAAGGWALGVGAMGRIARVLTAIAALLLLFLDPVTIAAGFACLLAAVALTFIDKRRPT; this is translated from the coding sequence ATGGACCGGAGCCCATCGGGTGAGCCCGGCGACTCGCCGACCGCGGTCGCCGCAACGCCACCGTCTGCCGCGACCGCGGAGCCGCCGGCGGCAGTGCAGGTGGACGACCAGGAGAAGCCCGGCCGTGAATTGCGCGGTTGGACGCACCGTCTGGTCGCCTGCGCGGCCTTCGGCGTGGCGATTCTGACCATCTGGCAGGTGTTTCGGCCGCTGCCGCAGGGCAGCCAGTACTACCTCATCGTGTTCCTGGCCGGCTCGCTGCCGCTGGTTTACCTGGTCTACCGGTCCGGTATGGGCAGACTCGACCCGGACGATCACCCGGGACCGCTCGACTGGATATTGGCCGCCGCGACGCTGGTGGTATGCCTGTATCCCGTACTGCCGCTGAGCATCGGCTCCGGCGGAGGTGGCTACAACGCCTTCTTGGACCGCCAGGGCTTGCTCGAGCCCACGGACGTGGTGATGGGCACGCTGCTGCTGGTGCTCATCCTTGAGGCGTGCCGGCGTACGACCGGCTGGGCCCTGCCGATCGTCTGCGCAGTCTTTCTGGCCTACGGCTACTACGGCGGCCTGTTGCCGCAAGGCTGGGCGATCGCGCACGCCGGTCTCGATTTCGACCAGATCATCGACGCGCTCTACAACTCGGGCAGTGGATTCTTCGGAACCCCACTGGATGTCGCGGCGACCTACATCGTGCTGTTCACCATCTACGGCGCGGTGCTCGAACTCTCCGGTGGTGCCCGGTTCTTCGTCGAGCTGTCGGTGGCATCCTTCCGTCGATCACGCAGCGCCGCGGGCCGCACCGCCGTGGCGTCCGGCTTCCTGCTCGGGACCGTGTCCGGTTCGGGCACGGCGACGGCTGTCAGCGTCGGCGCGGTCACCTGGCCGATCATGCGGCGGGCGGGCTACACACCGGAGCGGGCGGGCGGTGTGCTCGCAGCAGCCGGCGTCGGCGCACTGCTGTCACCGCCGACTCTGGGCGCTGCGGCGTTCATCGTGGCCGAATACCTCGAGGTGTCCTACCTGACGGTGCTGGGCTGGGCGATGATTCCCACTGTCCTGTACTACCTGGGCATTCTGCTCGCCGTCGAGATCGACGCGCGCCGCTTCGGGATGAAGGCAGCGCACCTGGACACCCAGTCGCCGTGGAAGTTGCTCGCCCGCTTCGGATATCACTTCTCGTCGCTGATCGCGATCGTCGTGCTGCTGGCCGTCGGGATGTCGGCGACCAGAGCTGTGGTGTACGCGACCGCGCTCGCGTTCGTCCTGTCGTTCCTTGACCGACGCGGGCGACTGACTCCGCGCCGGTTGTTCGACGCGCTCAGCGGCGGTGTGCGCGGAGTGCTCCCCGTCGTCGCGGTGTGTGCCGCCGCCGGCGTGATCACCGCGATGACCACCAAAACCGGTCTGGGCGCCCAGTTTTCGTCGGTGCTGGTGGGCGGGGTGGACGCACTCACCGACAATCGCACCCTCATGCTGGCGTTGACGGCGGTCTTCGCCGCCGTGGCGCTGGCGTTGCTCGGCCTGGCGATACCGGTGACCGCGTCGTTCGTCATCGGCTGGGTCATCATCGGACCGGCACTGCTGGCGCTCGATGTGCCCGCACCGGCAGCGGCGATGTTCGTCTTCTACTACTCGGTGCTGTCGGAGGTCACGCCGCCGACGGCGCTGGCGGCCGTCGGCGCCTCCGCCGTGACCGGCGGGCGGGCCATCCCGACGATGTGGCAGACCTTGCGCTACGCGGCGCCGGCGTTCCTGGTGCCCATCGCCTTCGTTGTGACCGGTCCCGGAGAGTATCTGCTCGCCCGCGGGCCGGTGCTGGGCGTCATCTGGGCGTCCGCGGTGGCGTGCGTCGGTATCGTCGCGCTCTCGTTCGCGGCCGGCGGCTGGGCGCTCGGCGTCGGGGCGATGGGCCGCATCGCCCGAGTTCTCACCGCGATTGCCGCGCTGCTGCTGCTCTTCCTGGACCCCGTCACCATCGCGGCGGGGTTCGCGTGTCTGCTCGCTGCAGTCGCGCTCACCTTCATCGACAAGAGGAGACCGACATGA
- a CDS encoding SpoIIE family protein phosphatase has protein sequence MTGTSTEGGSSAQVFAAGGDVGRDHARVDWASTPLGPPEGWPQSLQTAVSILLSSRFPMWMAWGPDLTFFCNDAYRRDTLGRKYPWALGRSAREVWAEVWAAAGPRIEQVLSTGEATWDAALLLFLERSGYPEETYHTFSYSPLCDDDGQVVGMLCVVNEDTMQVISERRMATLRDLGFDPNVLSTESEILAFTASQLAQNLSDLPFTLTYLFDDDGAAHLAATSGLPAGHLAAPATLAPDAASPWPVAEPARGESVLVDLDGDAYAGLPTGNWQQPPVQALVVPLSPQGGPPSGFMVAGLNRYRPLDEGYRGFVTLVAGHIAAGIGLARSYRAQQRRADELAELDRAKTTFFSNISHEFRTPLTLILDPVSELRRAEGVDDAMRNELDMVWRNGLRLTKLVNALLDFSRIEAGRTQANYREVDLGTFTADLASVFRSAIERAGLTLEVNCEPIGDPVYIDLDMWEKVIFNLLSNALKFTFEGVVSVRAYREAAEAVVTVSDTGTGVPAAEMPRLFERFHRIENARARSNEGSGIGLALVKELIQLHGGTIDADSVEGRGTTFTIRLPIGTAHLPDEVAAPAEGVRRVGVGAVAYVEEALRWLPAGRDGSELSEREKGYPSELSADQPPFSGALGTLRVLVADDNADMRDYLTRLLRADGYQVDAVADGYEALEAVRADIPDIVVSDVMMPRLDGLGLVAALRADRRTAAVPVLLLSARAGQEESISGLRAGADDYLVKPFAAAELLARVRANVELARLRDYHARWRTAVVDSLQEAFFICDEHGNVIEINGAFTDILGYDTDGLPYGVAHPWWPSLDSDPDAHRMVTEASTQVLEQQHGVLTAVPLTHRDGHRLWVTATFTHAEDPDTGRRIVVGTMRDVTAEHYIVQRESALASLNEQLVQADTVDDAVAAAAKAFQAVWGARRVLAVTLPSGPPDEDADDATMTGVTAMVCVGEPTRWDELSSGTRQAIVRLRDDDLLDPETSEPGAAGVALQHPLGVLVIYLELFEQRRFSAEDETLLTVLAGRLGQGLQRVHQIDQQRETALALQHAILGPAVSRGFAVRYQPATVPLQVGGDWYDVVDLDDGRIGLIVGDCVGHGLKAATVMGQLRSACRALLLEHPSPAAALSGLDRFAARLPGARCTTAFCAVLTPETGELVYSCAGHPPPILVQADHSTRLLEGARATPLGLRQPPHRTEAHATMPPRSTLLLYTDGLVERRRESIDDGIARATDVVADNRATALDELANTIMSRLAPSDGYHDDVALLLYRQPAPLELEFAADVDELAGSRTALRGWLDSAGVSSEQSLDVLIAVGEALSNAIEHGHRDHPAGRVRLRAIALPDRLHVTIVDTGTWKTPADIPELHRGRGIALMRALMQDVTIDSQNTGTTVHMHARIA, from the coding sequence ATGACGGGAACGAGCACCGAAGGCGGTTCCTCCGCCCAGGTTTTCGCGGCCGGCGGCGACGTCGGCCGCGACCACGCGCGCGTGGACTGGGCATCGACACCGCTCGGCCCGCCGGAAGGCTGGCCGCAGAGCCTGCAGACCGCGGTGAGCATCCTGCTGTCCTCGCGGTTCCCCATGTGGATGGCCTGGGGGCCGGACCTGACCTTCTTCTGCAACGACGCCTACCGCCGCGACACGCTGGGCCGCAAGTACCCGTGGGCGCTCGGACGTTCGGCACGCGAAGTGTGGGCGGAGGTCTGGGCAGCCGCCGGCCCGCGAATCGAACAGGTGCTCTCGACCGGCGAGGCGACCTGGGACGCCGCGCTTCTGTTGTTCCTGGAACGTTCGGGCTACCCCGAGGAGACCTACCACACCTTTTCCTACAGCCCGCTGTGCGACGACGACGGGCAGGTCGTCGGGATGTTGTGCGTGGTCAACGAGGACACCATGCAGGTGATCAGCGAGCGGCGGATGGCCACGCTGCGAGACCTGGGCTTCGACCCCAACGTGCTGAGCACCGAGTCGGAGATCCTGGCGTTCACCGCGTCTCAGCTCGCCCAGAATCTGAGCGACCTGCCGTTCACGCTGACGTATCTGTTCGACGACGACGGCGCTGCCCACCTGGCGGCAACCAGCGGTCTGCCTGCAGGCCACCTTGCGGCTCCGGCGACGCTGGCCCCCGACGCCGCGAGCCCGTGGCCGGTCGCAGAGCCGGCCCGCGGCGAGTCGGTACTGGTCGACCTCGACGGTGACGCGTATGCGGGCCTGCCGACCGGTAACTGGCAACAACCGCCGGTGCAGGCACTGGTCGTGCCGCTGTCTCCCCAGGGTGGTCCGCCGAGCGGCTTCATGGTCGCCGGGCTCAACCGGTACCGACCCCTCGACGAGGGGTATCGGGGCTTCGTCACCCTCGTCGCGGGACACATCGCGGCGGGCATCGGCCTGGCGCGCAGCTACCGCGCACAACAACGGCGCGCCGACGAACTGGCCGAACTCGATCGGGCCAAGACAACCTTCTTCTCCAACATCAGCCACGAGTTCCGCACCCCGCTGACATTGATCCTCGATCCGGTGTCCGAGTTGCGGCGCGCCGAAGGTGTCGACGACGCCATGCGCAACGAGCTGGACATGGTGTGGCGTAACGGATTACGGCTCACCAAGTTGGTCAACGCGCTGCTCGACTTCTCCCGCATCGAGGCGGGTCGCACGCAGGCCAACTATCGGGAGGTAGATCTCGGCACCTTCACCGCAGATCTCGCCAGCGTCTTTCGCTCGGCCATCGAACGCGCGGGGCTCACCCTCGAAGTGAACTGCGAGCCGATCGGCGATCCCGTCTACATCGACCTCGACATGTGGGAGAAGGTCATCTTCAACCTGCTGTCGAACGCGCTGAAGTTCACGTTCGAGGGCGTGGTGTCCGTGCGGGCCTATCGCGAGGCGGCGGAGGCGGTGGTGACGGTGTCGGACACCGGAACCGGCGTGCCTGCCGCCGAGATGCCGCGGCTGTTCGAGCGGTTCCACCGCATCGAGAACGCGCGCGCACGCTCGAACGAGGGCAGCGGCATCGGACTGGCGCTGGTGAAGGAACTCATCCAGCTTCACGGCGGCACCATCGACGCCGACAGCGTGGAGGGGCGGGGGACCACCTTCACGATCCGGCTGCCCATCGGGACAGCGCACCTACCCGATGAGGTGGCCGCCCCCGCAGAAGGCGTTCGCCGGGTCGGTGTGGGCGCAGTTGCCTACGTCGAGGAGGCGCTGCGCTGGCTGCCGGCCGGCCGGGACGGCTCTGAGCTGTCAGAGCGCGAGAAAGGCTATCCATCAGAGCTTTCGGCCGATCAGCCGCCGTTCTCAGGAGCCCTCGGCACCCTGCGGGTGCTCGTCGCCGACGACAACGCCGATATGCGCGACTATCTGACCCGGCTGTTGCGGGCCGACGGCTACCAGGTCGATGCCGTCGCCGACGGCTACGAGGCGCTCGAAGCCGTCCGGGCCGACATTCCGGACATCGTGGTGAGCGACGTGATGATGCCGCGACTCGACGGTCTCGGACTGGTTGCGGCGCTTCGGGCCGACCGGCGCACCGCAGCGGTACCTGTGCTGCTGTTGTCCGCGCGTGCCGGTCAGGAGGAGTCGATCAGCGGGCTGCGGGCCGGGGCCGACGACTACCTCGTCAAACCCTTCGCCGCCGCCGAACTCCTTGCCCGGGTTCGCGCCAACGTCGAGCTCGCACGACTGCGCGACTATCACGCGCGGTGGCGGACGGCCGTCGTCGATTCCCTGCAGGAAGCCTTCTTCATCTGCGACGAGCACGGCAACGTGATCGAGATCAACGGGGCATTCACCGACATCCTGGGATACGACACCGACGGCCTGCCTTACGGTGTCGCGCATCCCTGGTGGCCTTCGCTCGACAGTGACCCCGATGCTCACCGGATGGTCACCGAGGCGTCTACCCAGGTGCTCGAGCAGCAGCACGGAGTGCTGACCGCAGTTCCGCTGACGCATCGGGACGGGCATCGACTCTGGGTCACGGCGACGTTCACCCATGCCGAGGATCCGGACACCGGTCGTCGGATCGTCGTCGGCACGATGCGCGACGTCACTGCCGAGCACTACATCGTCCAGCGCGAATCAGCGCTGGCATCGCTCAATGAGCAACTGGTACAAGCCGATACAGTGGACGACGCGGTTGCGGCCGCAGCCAAGGCCTTCCAGGCGGTATGGGGCGCGCGGCGGGTGCTGGCGGTCACCCTGCCCTCCGGACCGCCCGACGAGGACGCCGATGACGCGACCATGACGGGTGTGACCGCGATGGTCTGCGTTGGTGAACCGACGCGATGGGACGAGCTGTCGTCGGGCACCCGTCAGGCGATCGTCCGCCTGCGCGATGACGATCTGCTCGACCCCGAGACGTCTGAGCCCGGAGCTGCGGGGGTGGCGCTGCAGCACCCGCTGGGTGTTCTGGTGATCTACCTCGAGCTGTTCGAACAGCGCCGGTTCTCTGCGGAGGACGAGACACTCCTGACCGTGCTCGCCGGACGTCTCGGTCAAGGCCTGCAACGGGTTCACCAGATCGATCAGCAGCGAGAAACGGCGCTGGCGCTCCAGCACGCGATCCTTGGCCCGGCCGTCTCCCGCGGGTTTGCCGTGCGATATCAGCCGGCGACGGTCCCGCTTCAGGTCGGCGGGGACTGGTATGACGTCGTCGACCTCGACGATGGTCGCATAGGGCTCATCGTGGGCGACTGCGTCGGCCACGGGCTGAAAGCCGCCACCGTCATGGGCCAGCTGCGCAGCGCCTGCCGTGCGCTTCTCCTGGAGCATCCCAGTCCGGCCGCCGCGTTGTCAGGGCTGGACCGGTTTGCCGCCCGCCTGCCCGGCGCCAGGTGCACCACCGCCTTCTGCGCGGTGCTCACCCCCGAGACCGGCGAGCTGGTGTACTCCTGCGCCGGACACCCCCCGCCGATCCTGGTGCAGGCAGACCACTCGACGCGGTTGCTCGAAGGCGCGCGCGCGACCCCCCTCGGGCTGAGGCAACCCCCGCACCGCACAGAGGCGCACGCGACCATGCCGCCGAGGTCGACCCTGCTGCTCTACACCGACGGGCTGGTGGAACGCCGCCGCGAGTCCATCGACGACGGCATCGCGCGCGCCACCGACGTCGTTGCGGACAACCGGGCCACCGCGCTGGACGAGCTGGCGAACACGATCATGTCTCGGCTGGCGCCGTCCGACGGCTATCACGACGATGTGGCTCTACTGCTGTACCGGCAGCCTGCGCCGCTGGAGCTGGAGTTCGCCGCCGACGTCGACGAGCTGGCCGGGAGCCGCACGGCACTGCGCGGCTGGTTGGACAGCGCTGGGGTGAGCTCCGAGCAGAGCCTCGACGTGCTGATCGCAGTGGGTGAGGCACTGTCCAACGCCATCGAGCACGGGCACCGGGACCACCCGGCCGGGCGGGTCCGTCTCCGCGCGATCGCGCTGCCTGACCGTCTGCACGTGACCATCGTCGACACCGGTACCTGGAAAACGCCCGCGGACATTCCCGAGCTGCATCGTGGACGGGGTATCGCGCTCATGCGGGCGCTCATGCAAGATGTCACCATCGATTCGCAAAACACCGGCACCACCGTGCACATGCACGCAAGGATTGCCTGA
- a CDS encoding DNA polymerase domain-containing protein: MSPGEQRAGVELTNLDQHLTDDAGATKRDLVDYLDAVADRMLPVLAGRPLTALRALRGRAPFMQKNVPKYTPEWVRTVPIWAEASHREIHYALCDDRRTLLWLANQRAVEYHPALGLADDIYRPTHLILDLDPPSGDDFAAVVAVAHMVRQALQACGLAGAVKTSGSRGIHIFVPIDDTAPVDDVAAATRALAARTEALDRSVATTAFIVEDRAGKVFVDATRAGGATVAAAYSPRLRPGTPVSFPVAWSDLDRVHPSDFTVHTALDALTDPDPWTTEMPAPQRLPADLIHHGRTIPVARVAAMHEGKRRARARRERSEQSDTSERSEQSDTSERNA; the protein is encoded by the coding sequence ATGAGCCCCGGAGAGCAGCGCGCCGGTGTCGAGCTGACCAACCTCGACCAGCACCTGACCGACGATGCGGGCGCCACCAAACGCGACCTCGTCGACTATCTCGACGCCGTCGCCGACCGCATGCTGCCGGTGCTTGCCGGCCGGCCGCTGACCGCGTTGCGGGCGCTGCGCGGCCGGGCTCCGTTCATGCAGAAGAACGTGCCGAAATACACCCCCGAGTGGGTACGCACAGTGCCGATCTGGGCGGAGGCGTCCCACCGCGAGATCCATTACGCACTCTGCGACGACCGCCGCACGCTGCTGTGGCTGGCCAATCAGCGCGCCGTCGAATACCACCCGGCGCTCGGCCTGGCCGACGACATCTACCGCCCGACGCACCTGATCCTCGATCTGGACCCGCCCTCCGGTGACGATTTCGCCGCCGTGGTCGCCGTCGCGCACATGGTGCGCCAGGCTCTCCAGGCCTGCGGGTTGGCCGGCGCCGTGAAGACCAGCGGGTCGCGCGGGATCCACATCTTCGTCCCCATCGACGACACGGCACCCGTGGACGACGTGGCAGCTGCCACCCGGGCGCTGGCCGCGCGCACCGAAGCTCTCGATCGGTCCGTGGCCACAACGGCATTCATCGTCGAAGACCGCGCCGGCAAGGTGTTCGTCGACGCCACCCGCGCGGGCGGTGCCACCGTGGCAGCGGCCTACAGCCCGCGCTTGCGGCCCGGCACGCCGGTGTCCTTCCCGGTGGCGTGGTCGGATTTGGATCGGGTGCACCCCTCTGACTTCACCGTGCACACCGCGCTCGATGCGCTGACCGATCCCGACCCGTGGACGACGGAGATGCCGGCGCCGCAGCGGCTGCCCGCCGATCTGATCCACCACGGCCGCACGATCCCGGTGGCTCGGGTGGCGGCGATGCACGAGGGGAAACGCCGTGCCAGGGCCCGCCGCGAGCGGAGCGAGCAATCAGACACAAGCGAGCGGAGCGAGCAATCCGACACAAGCGAGCGGAACGCGTAG
- a CDS encoding STAS domain-containing protein: MATPLRLRTDRQDDGSLVLFAAGELDLSNIGTFSDAIAHAITANPDGTVLRVDLSEVEYLDSGAINVLFDHAESIDVVVNPILLPVLTVSGLTDVATVRPASPG; encoded by the coding sequence ATGGCCACACCGCTGCGCCTCCGTACCGACCGTCAGGACGACGGTTCTCTGGTGCTGTTCGCCGCCGGAGAGCTGGACCTGAGCAACATCGGCACGTTCTCCGACGCGATCGCCCACGCGATCACCGCGAACCCCGACGGAACCGTGCTACGGGTCGACCTCAGCGAGGTCGAATATCTGGACAGCGGCGCCATCAACGTGCTCTTCGATCACGCGGAGTCGATCGACGTGGTGGTCAACCCGATCCTGCTACCGGTGCTGACCGTCAGCGGGCTCACCGATGTGGCCACCGTCCGGCCGGCGTCGCCGGGATAG
- a CDS encoding TAXI family TRAP transporter solute-binding subunit, whose product MRMTDMRCATRVVAGFAALALTGAAATGCGGRQDAPSADSGGDITCEVSSDTRVSIATGNSTGVYFSLGNAYAEQVSAATDGRVKATAAETGASVQNIQQLVSGSYQLAFSLADTAADAVEGKAGFEGDKQPIQAISRIYPNYTQVIARKDSGIASVADMRGKRVSTGSPGSGTEVIANRLLESAGLNPASDVAAQRLDLTKTVDGMKDGSIDALFWSGGLPTPGITDLLTSARDEVAFVDISPQLAAMSEISPAYEEGVIPAATYQLPADVKTIVVPNLLLVRDDIDANLACVLTKTLFEKKPELEQVISAAKGINVETARDTEPVPLNRGAEYALDQLNPAK is encoded by the coding sequence ATGAGGATGACGGACATGAGATGTGCGACCAGGGTCGTCGCGGGGTTCGCCGCGCTGGCGCTCACCGGGGCGGCGGCCACGGGCTGCGGTGGCAGACAGGACGCACCCAGCGCCGACTCGGGAGGCGACATCACCTGCGAGGTCAGCTCCGACACCCGGGTGAGCATCGCCACCGGCAACTCGACGGGCGTGTACTTCTCGCTGGGCAATGCCTATGCCGAGCAGGTTTCGGCAGCCACCGACGGCAGGGTGAAGGCGACCGCGGCGGAGACAGGTGCCTCGGTGCAGAACATCCAGCAGCTGGTGAGCGGCAGTTACCAGCTGGCGTTCTCGCTCGCCGACACGGCTGCCGACGCCGTCGAGGGCAAGGCGGGATTCGAGGGTGACAAGCAGCCCATCCAGGCGATCTCGCGGATCTATCCCAACTACACCCAGGTGATCGCCAGGAAGGACAGCGGCATCGCGTCCGTCGCCGACATGCGGGGCAAACGGGTGTCGACCGGCTCGCCCGGATCCGGCACCGAGGTCATCGCCAACCGGCTGCTGGAGTCGGCGGGGCTCAATCCGGCCTCCGACGTGGCCGCGCAACGGCTCGACCTCACCAAGACCGTGGACGGTATGAAAGACGGCTCCATCGACGCGCTGTTCTGGTCGGGTGGCCTGCCGACGCCGGGCATCACAGACCTGCTCACCTCGGCGCGCGATGAGGTGGCGTTCGTCGACATCTCGCCGCAGTTGGCCGCGATGTCCGAGATCAGCCCGGCCTACGAGGAGGGCGTCATCCCGGCCGCCACCTATCAGCTGCCCGCCGACGTCAAGACGATCGTCGTGCCGAACCTGCTTCTGGTCCGCGATGACATCGACGCGAACCTTGCGTGCGTGCTGACCAAAACGCTGTTCGAGAAGAAGCCCGAGCTGGAGCAGGTGATCAGCGCGGCCAAGGGCATCAACGTGGAAACGGCGCGGGACACCGAGCCGGTTCCGTTGAATCGCGGCGCCGAATACGCACTCGATCAGCTGAACCCGGCGAAGTAG
- a CDS encoding STAS domain-containing protein: MGLLDIVRDVRDVAVVLRAEGDVDSSTADALMTALDAAVVEAQAHPARVLIVELDGVTYFGSAGLNALIGCAERGSAHGVAVRLVATNPEVTRPIEVTRLDSVLPPHRSVADALSSADGPQ, from the coding sequence GTGGGACTTCTCGACATCGTGCGCGACGTTCGCGACGTCGCGGTCGTGCTGCGGGCCGAAGGCGACGTGGACTCGAGCACCGCCGACGCCCTGATGACCGCATTGGACGCCGCTGTGGTTGAGGCGCAAGCGCATCCAGCCAGAGTGCTGATCGTCGAGCTGGACGGTGTCACCTACTTCGGCAGTGCCGGGCTGAACGCGTTGATCGGCTGCGCCGAACGCGGCAGCGCACATGGCGTCGCGGTGCGTCTGGTGGCCACCAACCCGGAGGTGACGCGTCCGATCGAAGTCACCAGACTCGACTCGGTGCTGCCGCCCCACCGCAGCGTGGCCGATGCTCTGTCCTCGGCAGACGGGCCGCAATGA